One Leopardus geoffroyi isolate Oge1 chromosome C1, O.geoffroyi_Oge1_pat1.0, whole genome shotgun sequence DNA segment encodes these proteins:
- the LOC123599973 gene encoding uncharacterized protein LOC123599973, whose product MKAQRGRSFGGRVAHRAGADWSPDASPRLCPFLFPPALPGSTDLGRQSMESRLDLPQRRGCSGGGPDSFQFADSGPESRGRGELGHRTTAPRREPLRPGRGKAASESPTPCVLCLCATTTVYTTTTCWRVSAFVCPRLCLYWQVGGRGGGRCAGTRRRCGEEGSRHGTATGAGAEGGSEMILSCEGRKLWSPALPVCCDCCINMSPPGQWPGQKSPGPLLCPVQPRCRRPSSVPRPTSRLEPPPPHA is encoded by the exons atgaaggctcagagaggtcgcTCTTTCGGGGGTCGCGTGGCCCATCGGGCAGGGGCAGACTGGTCTCCCGACGCCAGCCCCagactctgtccctttctcttcccgCCGGCACTCCCTGGGAGCACTGACCTCGGGCGACAGAGTATGGAGAGCCGCCTCGATCTTCCACAGAGACGGGGATGCTCAGGAGGAGGCCCCGACA GCTTTCAGTTCGCGGACTCCGGGCCTGAGAGCCGCGGCCGCGGGGAACTCGGCCATCGAACCACGGCCCCTCGGCGCGAGCCTCTCCGCCCGGGCCGGGGAAAGGCTGCCTCCGAGTCCCCAACACCTTGCGTCCTGTGTCTGTGTGCGACGACGACTGTCTACACGACCACCACGTGCTGGCGTGTGAGCGCCTTTGTGTGTCCGCGGCTGTGTCTATACTGGCAAGTTGGAGGACGAGGCGGGGGAAGGTGCGCAGGGACCCGACGCAGATGTGGAGAGGAGGGGTCCCGACACGGGACGGcgacgggggcgggggcggagggggggagcGAAATGATTCTCAGCTGCGAAGGAAGGAAGCTCTGGAGTCCCGCTCTCCCTGTCTGCTGCGACTGCTGCATAAACATGAGCCCCCCGGGGCAGTGGCCCGGCCAAAAATCCCCGGGACCTCTGCTGTGCCCCGTCCAGCCGAGGTGTCGTCGACCGAGCTCAGTTCCCCGGCCCACCAGCCGTTTGGAGCCTCCGCCACCTCATGCCTGA